Proteins encoded by one window of Burkholderia plantarii:
- the argS gene encoding arginine--tRNA ligase — protein sequence MLPAQKHILETLLADSVKQVVQALKGEADAAFVAPAIALERPKAAAHGDVACNVAMQLAKPLGTNPRQLAEKIVAAITAQPAAAGLVEAAEIAGPGFINLRLSAAAKQAVIGAVFAERDAFGRSDRDAGRRVLLEFVSANPTGPLHVGHGRQAALGDVLANVLASQGYAVHREFYYNDAGVQIGNLALSTQARARGLKPGDAAWPEAAYNGEYIADIAREYLAGATVAASDGEPVTGKGDVEDLEAIRRFAVAYLRREQDIDLKAFGVKFDQYYLESSLYEEGRVEQTVQALIAAGMTYEQDGALWLRTTDEGDDKDRVMRKSDGTYTYFVPDVAYHVAKWQRGFTKVINIQGSDHHGTIARVRAGLQGLHIGIPQGYPDYVLHKMVTVMRDGQEVKLSKRAGSYVTVRDLIEWSGGATPDSEVSPDQLDEAIITRGRDAVRFFLISRKADTEFVFDIDLALKQNDENPVYYVQYAHARICSVMNEWKSRHGADEAMLAGADLSPLDSRAAMALLQKLAEYPDMLTHAAGELAPHAVAFYLRELAGEFHSFYNAERVLVDDEAQRTARIALLAATRQVLANGLAVLGVSSPSKM from the coding sequence ATGCTGCCTGCCCAAAAACACATTCTCGAAACCCTGCTCGCCGACAGCGTGAAGCAGGTCGTCCAGGCCCTGAAAGGCGAGGCCGACGCCGCGTTCGTGGCGCCCGCCATCGCGCTCGAGCGCCCCAAGGCCGCCGCGCACGGCGACGTGGCCTGCAACGTCGCGATGCAGCTGGCCAAGCCGCTCGGCACCAACCCGCGCCAGCTCGCCGAGAAAATCGTCGCGGCCATCACGGCGCAGCCGGCCGCGGCCGGCCTCGTCGAGGCCGCCGAGATCGCGGGCCCCGGCTTCATCAACCTGCGCCTGTCGGCGGCCGCCAAGCAGGCCGTGATCGGCGCGGTGTTCGCCGAGCGCGACGCGTTCGGCCGCTCCGATCGCGACGCCGGCCGCCGCGTGCTGCTCGAGTTCGTCTCGGCCAATCCCACCGGCCCGCTGCACGTCGGCCACGGCCGCCAGGCCGCGCTCGGCGACGTGCTCGCCAACGTGCTGGCGAGCCAGGGCTACGCCGTGCATCGCGAGTTCTACTACAACGACGCCGGCGTGCAGATCGGCAACCTCGCGCTGTCCACCCAGGCGCGCGCGCGCGGCCTCAAGCCCGGCGACGCCGCGTGGCCCGAGGCCGCCTACAACGGCGAGTACATCGCCGACATCGCGCGCGAGTACCTGGCCGGCGCGACGGTGGCCGCGAGCGACGGCGAGCCGGTGACGGGCAAGGGCGATGTGGAGGACCTCGAGGCGATCCGCCGGTTCGCGGTCGCCTATCTGCGGCGCGAGCAGGACATCGACCTGAAGGCGTTCGGCGTCAAGTTCGACCAGTACTACCTCGAGTCGTCGCTGTACGAGGAAGGCCGCGTCGAGCAGACCGTACAGGCGCTGATCGCGGCCGGCATGACCTACGAGCAGGATGGCGCGCTGTGGCTGCGCACCACCGACGAGGGCGACGACAAGGACCGCGTGATGCGCAAGTCCGACGGCACCTACACCTACTTCGTGCCCGACGTCGCCTATCACGTCGCCAAATGGCAGCGCGGCTTCACCAAGGTCATCAACATCCAGGGCTCGGACCATCACGGCACCATCGCGCGCGTGCGCGCCGGCCTGCAGGGCCTGCACATCGGCATCCCGCAGGGCTACCCCGACTACGTGCTGCACAAGATGGTCACCGTCATGCGCGACGGCCAGGAGGTGAAGCTCTCGAAGCGCGCCGGCAGCTACGTGACGGTGCGCGACCTGATCGAATGGTCGGGCGGCGCCACGCCCGATTCGGAAGTCTCGCCCGACCAGCTCGACGAGGCCATCATCACGCGCGGGCGCGATGCCGTGCGTTTCTTCCTGATTTCACGCAAGGCCGACACGGAATTCGTGTTCGATATCGATCTGGCGCTGAAGCAGAACGACGAGAATCCGGTCTACTACGTCCAGTACGCGCATGCCCGCATCTGCTCGGTGATGAACGAGTGGAAGTCGCGCCACGGCGCCGACGAGGCGATGCTGGCCGGCGCCGATCTTTCGCCGCTCGACAGCCGCGCGGCGATGGCGCTGCTGCAGAAGCTGGCCGAGTACCCGGACATGCTGACGCACGCGGCCGGCGAACTCGCGCCGCACGCGGTCGCGTTCTACCTGCGCGAACTCGCGGGCGAGTTTCACTCGTTCTACAATGCGGAGCGCGTTCTCGTCGACGACGAGGCGCAGCGCACCGCGCGCATCGCGCTGCTGGCCGCGACGCGCCAGGTCCTCGCGAACGGCCTCGCGGTGCTCGGCGTGTCGTCGCCGAGCAAGATGTAA
- a CDS encoding SPOR domain-containing protein, with the protein MAQPRRTSKPSKQAGGTFLGIVLGLIVGLAIAVVVALYITRAPSPFVSKVAPPADNANGASQPQQFDPNRALQGKTPGQPVPPQAAQPAPPNTAPGQAANQTQPPLLPEPQIVEVPGANPADSNGVAVAPKPADNAPPAKKPQAAADNATSQPKAAQQPPKAGSTATAANPPAKSGSGATAADANSGYFLQVGAYNTEGDAEQQRARLGFQGFESKVSKRDLNGVTYYRVRIGPFNKFEDMNSARQRLSDAGVDTAVIRFTKQ; encoded by the coding sequence ATGGCACAACCGCGCCGCACGTCGAAACCCTCGAAACAAGCCGGAGGAACCTTTCTTGGCATCGTGCTGGGCCTGATCGTCGGCCTCGCGATCGCCGTGGTGGTCGCGCTGTACATCACGCGCGCGCCGTCGCCGTTCGTCTCGAAGGTCGCCCCGCCCGCCGACAACGCCAACGGCGCGAGCCAGCCGCAGCAGTTCGATCCGAACCGCGCGCTGCAGGGCAAGACGCCGGGCCAGCCGGTGCCGCCGCAGGCCGCCCAGCCGGCCCCGCCGAACACCGCGCCGGGCCAGGCCGCGAACCAGACGCAGCCGCCGCTGCTGCCCGAGCCGCAGATCGTCGAGGTGCCGGGCGCGAACCCGGCCGACAGCAACGGCGTGGCCGTCGCGCCGAAGCCGGCCGACAACGCGCCGCCGGCGAAGAAGCCGCAGGCCGCCGCCGACAACGCCACCTCGCAGCCGAAGGCCGCGCAGCAGCCGCCGAAGGCCGGCTCGACCGCCACCGCCGCGAACCCGCCCGCCAAGTCCGGCTCGGGCGCTACCGCCGCCGACGCGAACAGCGGCTACTTCCTGCAGGTCGGCGCCTACAACACCGAGGGCGACGCCGAGCAGCAGCGCGCGCGGCTCGGCTTCCAGGGCTTCGAGTCGAAGGTGTCGAAGCGCGACCTGAACGGCGTCACCTACTATCGCGTGCGGATCGGACCGTTCAACAAGTTCGAGGACATGAACTCCGCGCGCCAGCGGCTGTCCGATGCCGGTGTCGATACCGCGGTGATCCGCTTCACGAAGCAATGA
- a CDS encoding thiol:disulfide interchange protein DsbA/DsbL, whose amino-acid sequence MKKLLSTLFLSIGLVAGAAHASPSAPVAGKEYEVMKAPQPVSAPAGKVEVIEFFWYGCPHCYEFEPTLEAWVKKQGDNIVFKRVPVAFRDDFLPHSSMYYALNALGVAEKDTPAVFNAIHKEKNYLLTPQAQADFLATQGIDKQKYLATYNSFSVQGQVKQAGELLKSYNIDGVPTVVVQGKYKTGPSYTNSVENTPAVLDYLVKQVKDKKL is encoded by the coding sequence ATGAAAAAACTGCTCAGCACGCTGTTCCTCTCCATCGGCCTCGTCGCGGGCGCGGCCCACGCGTCGCCGTCGGCCCCCGTGGCCGGCAAGGAATACGAGGTGATGAAGGCGCCGCAGCCGGTGTCGGCGCCGGCCGGCAAGGTCGAGGTCATCGAGTTCTTCTGGTACGGCTGCCCGCACTGCTACGAGTTCGAGCCGACGCTCGAGGCATGGGTCAAGAAGCAGGGCGACAACATCGTGTTCAAGCGCGTGCCGGTGGCGTTCCGCGACGACTTCCTGCCGCATTCGTCGATGTACTACGCGCTGAACGCGCTCGGCGTGGCCGAGAAGGACACGCCGGCCGTGTTCAACGCGATCCACAAGGAAAAGAACTACCTGCTGACGCCGCAGGCACAGGCCGACTTCCTCGCCACGCAGGGCATCGACAAGCAGAAGTACCTCGCCACCTACAACTCGTTCAGCGTGCAGGGCCAGGTGAAGCAGGCCGGCGAACTGCTCAAGAGCTACAACATCGACGGCGTGCCGACCGTGGTGGTCCAGGGCAAGTACAAGACCGGCCCGTCCTACACGAACAGCGTCGAGAACACGCCGGCCGTGCTCGACTACCTGGTCAAGCAGGTCAAGGACAAGAAGCTCTGA
- a CDS encoding SDR family oxidoreductase codes for MTAPLKVFITGASSGLGLALAEAYARQGATLGLVARRPEPLAAFARQHPSLTVSIHPADVRDAAALQRAADAFVAAHGWPDVVIANAGVSRGAITGEGDLDAFREIMEANWFGMVATFEPFVAAMRAARHGTLVGVASVAGVRGLPGSGAYSASKSAALKYLEALRVELRPAGVGVVTIAPGYIRTPMTEHNPYPMPFLMDADRFAERAVRAIAAQDAFRVIPWQMGIVAKLLHVAPRWLYDRVFEKAPRKPRAPGTKPD; via the coding sequence ATGACCGCTCCCCTCAAGGTCTTCATCACCGGCGCCTCGAGCGGCCTCGGGCTCGCGCTGGCCGAGGCCTACGCCCGGCAGGGCGCGACACTCGGGCTGGTCGCGCGCCGCCCCGAGCCGCTCGCCGCGTTCGCGCGGCAACATCCCTCCCTCACCGTCTCGATCCATCCCGCCGACGTGCGCGACGCGGCCGCGCTGCAGCGCGCCGCCGACGCGTTCGTGGCTGCGCACGGCTGGCCCGACGTGGTGATCGCGAACGCCGGCGTGAGCCGCGGCGCGATCACCGGCGAGGGCGACCTCGACGCGTTCCGCGAGATCATGGAAGCCAACTGGTTCGGCATGGTCGCCACCTTCGAGCCGTTCGTGGCCGCGATGCGCGCCGCGCGGCACGGCACGCTGGTCGGCGTGGCGAGCGTGGCCGGGGTGCGCGGGCTGCCCGGCTCGGGCGCCTACAGCGCCTCGAAATCGGCCGCGCTCAAGTACCTGGAAGCGCTGCGCGTCGAGTTGCGGCCGGCCGGCGTCGGCGTGGTCACGATCGCGCCCGGCTACATCCGCACGCCGATGACCGAGCACAACCCGTATCCGATGCCGTTCCTGATGGACGCCGACCGCTTCGCCGAACGCGCCGTGCGCGCGATCGCGGCGCAGGACGCGTTTCGCGTGATCCCGTGGCAGATGGGGATCGTCGCGAAGCTGCTGCACGTCGCGCCGCGCTGGCTCTACGACCGCGTGTTCGAGAAGGCGCCGCGCAAGCCGCGCGCGCCCGGCACGAAGCCCGACTGA
- a CDS encoding IS110 family transposase — MSAPSFVTVGIDVAKAHVDVALLGARLDAQRFNNDADGHTALATALQPLGIDLVVMEATGGYEAELACALQGAGLPVAVVNPRQARDFARAMGKLAKTDSIDARMLAEMASVLVRREDLSRLLRPVSDERQQWLAALLTRRRQLITMLLSERQRLQITPERLHPSLQAIIAAIQAQLDDIDAQMVGHVREHFAELDRLLQSTRGIGPVSSACLIAQLPELGKLNRRQIAALVGVAPVACDSGSRQGRRRVQGGRFEIRRVLYMATLTATRHNPAIKAFHQRLKAAGKLPKVALVACMRKLLTMLNAMVKSNTPWDDSLHLA, encoded by the coding sequence ATGTCTGCTCCTTCCTTCGTCACGGTTGGCATCGATGTGGCCAAAGCCCACGTCGATGTCGCCTTGCTGGGCGCCCGTCTGGACGCTCAACGCTTCAACAATGACGCCGACGGCCATACGGCGCTGGCCACGGCATTACAGCCATTGGGCATCGATCTGGTCGTCATGGAAGCGACCGGTGGCTATGAAGCCGAATTGGCCTGCGCTCTGCAAGGTGCTGGCTTGCCGGTGGCCGTCGTCAATCCCCGCCAGGCTCGTGACTTCGCGCGTGCCATGGGCAAGCTCGCCAAGACCGATTCCATCGACGCCCGCATGCTCGCCGAAATGGCCTCGGTGCTGGTGCGTCGTGAAGATCTGTCCCGCTTGCTGCGCCCCGTCTCCGACGAGCGCCAGCAGTGGCTTGCTGCTCTGCTGACGCGCAGGCGCCAGTTGATCACCATGCTCTTATCCGAGCGGCAGCGGCTGCAAATCACGCCCGAGCGTTTGCATCCCAGTTTGCAGGCCATCATCGCCGCCATTCAGGCCCAGCTCGACGACATCGATGCTCAAATGGTCGGCCACGTTCGCGAACACTTTGCTGAACTCGACCGATTGCTGCAATCGACTCGCGGCATCGGCCCGGTATCCAGTGCCTGCCTGATTGCTCAACTGCCGGAACTGGGCAAGCTCAATCGTCGCCAGATTGCGGCACTCGTGGGCGTTGCCCCTGTCGCTTGCGATTCGGGCTCGCGCCAAGGACGACGACGTGTGCAGGGCGGGCGCTTTGAAATTCGCCGCGTGCTGTACATGGCGACGCTCACTGCAACCCGCCACAACCCGGCTATCAAGGCCTTCCATCAACGTCTCAAAGCAGCCGGCAAACTGCCCAAGGTCGCGCTGGTTGCCTGCATGCGCAAGCTCCTGACCATGCTCAATGCCATGGTCAAATCCAACACCCCCTGGGACGATTCGCTTCATCTCGCTTGA
- a CDS encoding ABC transporter substrate-binding protein: protein MRFTMLAAAALVAAAPLIATAKPLTVCTEASPDGFDVVQYNSLVTTNASADVIFNTLVSYDEATKKVVPALADKWDVSADGRTVTFHLRPNVAFQSTDYFKPTRALDADDVVFSFARMLDSDNPWHKVAGPSGFPHAQSMGLVKLVKSVTKVDPQTVKFELNEPNATFVPILTMGFASIYSAEYADQLLKAGKQADLNAKPIGTGPFVLKSYTKDALIRYDANPTYWGTRPKVDRLIYAITPDASVRAQKVKAGECQIALSPKPQDVAAAKADKALKVVETPAFMTAFVALNTEHKPLDNPKVREALNLAFDRATYLKVVFDDTATPATNPYPPNTWSYAKSVSPYPHDPARAKQLLAAAGFPNGFSTTIWVRPTGSVLNPNPKAGAELLQADFAKIGVKAEVKVIEWGELIKQAKLGQHDMLFMGWAGDNGDPDNYLTPLFSCNAVKSGINFARFCDAQLDKLIADGKETADQARRAKAYEAAQKIIHDQALWIPLGYPTASAITRPNVSGYHVSPFGRQNFAEVSVQ, encoded by the coding sequence ATGCGTTTCACGATGCTCGCCGCCGCCGCGCTCGTCGCCGCCGCCCCTCTCATCGCCACCGCGAAGCCGCTGACGGTGTGTACCGAAGCGAGCCCGGACGGCTTCGACGTCGTGCAGTACAACTCGCTCGTCACCACCAACGCGTCCGCCGACGTGATCTTCAACACGCTCGTGTCCTACGACGAGGCGACGAAGAAGGTGGTGCCGGCGCTGGCCGACAAGTGGGACGTCAGCGCCGACGGGCGCACCGTCACGTTCCATCTCCGGCCGAACGTCGCGTTCCAGAGCACCGACTACTTCAAGCCGACGCGCGCGCTCGACGCCGACGACGTGGTGTTCAGCTTCGCGCGCATGCTCGACAGCGACAACCCGTGGCACAAGGTGGCCGGCCCGAGCGGCTTCCCGCACGCGCAGTCGATGGGGCTCGTCAAGCTCGTCAAGTCGGTCACCAAGGTCGACCCGCAGACGGTGAAGTTCGAGTTGAACGAGCCGAACGCGACCTTCGTGCCGATCCTGACGATGGGCTTCGCGTCGATCTACTCGGCCGAATACGCGGACCAGCTGCTGAAGGCCGGCAAGCAGGCCGACCTCAACGCGAAGCCGATCGGCACCGGCCCGTTCGTGCTGAAGAGCTACACCAAGGACGCGCTGATCCGCTACGACGCGAACCCGACCTACTGGGGCACCAGGCCGAAGGTGGACCGGCTGATCTACGCGATCACGCCCGACGCATCGGTGCGCGCGCAGAAGGTGAAGGCCGGCGAATGCCAGATCGCGCTGTCGCCGAAGCCGCAGGACGTGGCCGCCGCGAAGGCCGACAAGGCATTGAAGGTGGTGGAAACGCCGGCCTTCATGACCGCGTTCGTCGCGCTGAACACCGAGCACAAGCCGCTCGACAATCCGAAGGTGCGCGAGGCGCTCAACCTCGCGTTCGATCGCGCGACCTACCTGAAGGTGGTGTTCGACGACACCGCGACGCCGGCCACCAATCCGTATCCGCCCAACACCTGGAGCTATGCGAAGTCGGTGTCGCCGTATCCGCATGATCCGGCCAGGGCAAAACAGCTGCTGGCCGCGGCCGGCTTCCCGAACGGCTTCTCGACCACCATCTGGGTGCGCCCGACCGGCAGCGTGCTGAATCCGAACCCGAAGGCCGGCGCCGAGCTGCTGCAGGCCGACTTCGCGAAGATCGGCGTGAAGGCCGAGGTGAAGGTAATCGAATGGGGCGAGCTGATCAAGCAGGCCAAGCTCGGCCAGCACGACATGCTGTTCATGGGCTGGGCCGGCGACAACGGCGATCCGGACAACTACCTGACGCCGCTGTTCAGCTGCAACGCCGTGAAGTCGGGCATCAACTTCGCGCGTTTCTGCGACGCGCAGCTCGACAAGCTGATCGCCGACGGCAAGGAAACCGCCGACCAGGCCAGGCGCGCCAAGGCCTATGAGGCCGCGCAGAAGATCATCCACGACCAGGCGCTGTGGATTCCGCTCGGCTATCCGACCGCGTCGGCCATCACGCGGCCGAACGTGAGCGGGTATCACGTCAGCCCGTTCGGCCGTCAGAACTTCGCCGAGGTGTCGGTGCAGTAA
- a CDS encoding MBL fold metallo-hydrolase, with protein MNALEHQLDYPFADTLPEPGEFLEVAPGVRWLRMPLPFSLDHINLWLLRDELDGQAGWTVVDCGIASDEIRRHWEHIFDTHLDGLPVLRVIVTHCHPDHFGLANWICEGGARARWQVRLWMTLGEYLFGNVMASGNGSNAGGQAAAEHFARHGLADEAKLDKLRNRTHYYADLVPAVPPRYRRLREGDTLAIGTRRWQVVTGFGHSPEHCALHCADERLLISGDMVLPRISTNVSVFDLEPEGNPLQLYLDSLARYEPMAPDTLVLPSHGKPFRGVRTRVAQLREHHVARLDEVRALCAERPTSAADVVPVMFRRRELDVHQLTFALGEAIAHLHLLWLAGELVREAGADGVFRFRPAKDAVSAG; from the coding sequence ATGAACGCACTGGAACACCAACTCGACTATCCGTTCGCCGATACCCTGCCCGAGCCGGGCGAGTTCCTGGAGGTGGCGCCCGGCGTGCGGTGGCTGCGCATGCCGCTGCCGTTCTCGCTCGACCACATCAATCTCTGGCTGCTGCGCGACGAACTCGACGGGCAGGCGGGCTGGACCGTGGTGGACTGCGGGATCGCCTCGGACGAGATCCGCCGCCATTGGGAACACATCTTCGACACGCACCTGGACGGCCTGCCGGTGCTGCGCGTGATCGTCACGCACTGCCATCCCGACCACTTCGGGCTCGCGAACTGGATCTGCGAGGGCGGCGCGCGCGCGCGCTGGCAGGTGCGGCTCTGGATGACGCTCGGCGAATACCTGTTCGGCAACGTGATGGCCTCGGGCAACGGCTCGAACGCGGGCGGGCAGGCGGCGGCCGAGCATTTCGCGCGGCACGGCCTGGCCGACGAGGCGAAGCTCGACAAGCTGCGCAACCGCACCCACTACTACGCGGACCTGGTCCCTGCCGTGCCGCCGCGCTACCGCCGGCTGCGCGAGGGCGACACGCTCGCGATCGGCACGCGCCGCTGGCAGGTGGTGACGGGCTTCGGCCATTCGCCCGAGCACTGCGCGCTGCACTGCGCCGACGAGCGGCTGCTGATCTCGGGCGACATGGTGCTGCCGCGCATCTCGACCAACGTCTCGGTGTTCGATCTCGAACCGGAAGGCAACCCGCTCCAGCTCTACCTCGATTCGCTCGCGCGCTACGAGCCGATGGCGCCCGACACGCTGGTGCTGCCGTCGCACGGCAAGCCGTTTCGCGGCGTGCGCACGCGCGTCGCGCAGCTGCGCGAGCATCATGTCGCGCGCCTCGACGAGGTCCGCGCGCTGTGCGCCGAGCGGCCGACGAGCGCCGCCGACGTGGTGCCGGTGATGTTCCGCCGCCGCGAGCTGGACGTGCATCAGCTGACGTTCGCGCTCGGCGAGGCGATCGCGCATCTGCATCTGCTGTGGCTGGCGGGTGAACTGGTGCGCGAGGCGGGCGCGGATGGCGTGTTCCGGTTCCGGCCGGCCAAGGATGCCGTGAGCGCGGGCTGA
- the can gene encoding carbonate dehydratase, with protein sequence MTTNAHPLSDLFENNETWVNRKLAEDPHFFERLKDQQAPEYLWIGCSDSRVPANQIVGLQPGEVFVHRNIANVVVHSDLNCLSVVQFAVDILKVKHIMVVGHYGCSGVNAALNNRRVGLADNWLHHVQDVRDKHAALLDEWPLGEARYRRLIELNAIEQVVNLCRTTIVGDAWARGQALSVHGLVYGVHDGRMRNLGMTVSSPEALEPVHRRCVDALSAGRALSADNDMVAADAAKLADVAEQVANTLKETKHDNC encoded by the coding sequence ATGACCACCAACGCCCACCCGCTCTCCGACCTGTTCGAGAACAACGAGACCTGGGTCAACCGCAAGCTCGCCGAAGATCCGCATTTCTTCGAACGCCTGAAGGACCAGCAGGCGCCGGAATACCTGTGGATCGGCTGCTCCGATTCGCGCGTGCCGGCCAACCAGATCGTCGGGCTGCAGCCCGGCGAGGTGTTCGTCCATCGCAACATCGCCAACGTGGTGGTCCACAGCGACTTGAACTGCCTGTCGGTGGTGCAGTTCGCCGTCGACATCCTGAAGGTCAAGCACATCATGGTGGTAGGCCATTACGGCTGCTCGGGCGTGAACGCGGCGCTGAACAACCGCCGCGTCGGGCTCGCCGACAACTGGCTGCACCACGTGCAGGACGTGCGCGACAAACACGCGGCGCTGCTCGACGAGTGGCCGCTCGGCGAGGCGCGCTATCGCCGCCTGATCGAGCTGAACGCGATCGAGCAGGTGGTCAACCTGTGTCGCACGACGATCGTCGGCGACGCCTGGGCGCGCGGCCAGGCGCTGTCGGTACACGGCCTCGTGTACGGCGTACACGACGGCAGGATGCGCAACCTCGGCATGACGGTCTCGTCGCCCGAGGCGCTGGAACCCGTTCATCGCCGCTGCGTCGACGCTTTGTCGGCGGGGCGCGCACTGTCGGCGGACAACGATATGGTCGCGGCCGATGCGGCGAAGCTCGCCGACGTCGCCGAACAGGTCGCGAATACTCTGAAGGAGACGAAACATGACAACTGCTGA